The window TTATTTTTCAGCAGGGCGCAGGCCGGGTCGTCCGGGCAATGTTCCACAAAATAGCGCAGATCGTCCCTGGCCGGGGCCACGCAGTTCAGCTCCGCCAGCAGATAGCCGCGGTCACGGATAAGGTAAGGGTCATTGGGGGTCATTTCCACCATGGCCTGGGTCACTTTAACCGCTTCCATCAACCGGCCGTCGCGGGTCAGCGCGCCCTTGGTGGCTTTAAGAAGGCGAAGCAGCAGCCCTTGGTTGTCCAGCGGCTCGGTGTGCTGGTGCTTGAGCCGCTGCCAGTTGCCTCTAAGGCCACGCAGCCACAGCTCCAGCTCGGCCATGGGGTGCCAAAAGCCGCTTAAAGGGTCAAAGAAGGCGCCGGGGCGCGTGGGGCTGGTAAGCAGCAGGTAGCCAGGGAAATCGATGGCATCAAGGGCAATGCCCTGGCCCTCGGCCAAGTAAAGCAGTAGCAGGCCAAGGGCAGTGGCGCTGCCGCGGCGCTCGCGGATAACCGAGGTCAACAAGCAGCCCTGGCTGGTGAAATGGCTGTTGTCGCCGTGAAAGGCGAGCTCTTGGTAGAAAAAATCCAGCAGGGCGTCCAGGGGCTGGCCCTTGGTTTGCTGGCCAAGGCGCAGGCTGAGCTGGTCGCGCCAGCTTAGAAGGCAGCCTTCGAAGGCCCGCACGTCGGTTTGCGACAATTCGCCCGCCAGATGCAGGGCGGTCATCACCGGTTTGGCGCCGCGCGCACCCAGGCGCGCTTTGAGGTCGGCAGACAGCATCAACTGAACACCAGCGGGGTTTTGGTGATGGCAAGCTTGGCGTTAAACAGCACCCAGCCATAGGCGCCGGCCAGGGCAAAGACCCGCATCAGCTTGCCGCGCTGGCGTTGCAGCGCCACGACGCCTAGCAGGATGTAGGCCACCAGGCCCAGCAGCTTCTCGGTAACCCAGGGGCTTTGGAAGGGGTAGCTCGACAGCACCACACAAAGGCCGACGGCCGAGAGCAACAGCAAGGTGTCAAACACCCTTGGCAAGACTTTCAGTACCTTGGCCTGACGCCAGTCCTGGCGGTTACGAAAGTCCATGGCAAAGCGGATGGTCAGCAACAACAGGCTGGCAAAAATGGAGAGTTCATGGACGTGTTTCAGGGCTGGGTACAAAAACGCCATCAAGGACAGGCCTTTACAAAAAGTAAGCGGCCATTATACCCCAACAGGGCCTTAGTTGTCTCGCCACTGCCCCAGGGTCACCCGCTCCTGGCCGCCCAGGTCGCGCTCGCTGCGCACCGCGCCAAAGCCTCGTTGTTGCATCAGCTCGCGCACCCGCGCTCCTTGGTCGTAGCCGTGCTCCACCATCAGCCAGCCGGGGGCTTGGAGGTAAGCGGGCGCTTGCTCGATGATGTATTTGAGGTCGGCAAGGCCGGCCTCTTCGGCAATAAGCGCCGACAGCGGCTCAAAGCGCACGTCCCCCTGGCCAAGGTGCGGGTCTATGGGGTCGATGTAGGGCGGGTTGGAGACGATCAGCCCGAAGCGTTCTGCGCGCACCGGCATAAACCAGCTGCCTTCTCGCACCGTCACCGCCACCTGGTGGCGGGCGACATTGCGTTTGGCAAGCTCTGCCGCTTCTTTAACGGCATCCACCGCAATGCCCTGCCAGCCGGGGCGCTGGGCGGCAAGAGCGATGGCGATGGCGCCGGTGCCGGTGCCAAGGTCTAAAAACCGCAGCGGCTGCGCCGGCAGCGCCAGGGCCAAATCCACCAGGGTTTCGGTGTCGGGCCTTGGGATAAGGGTATGGGGGTTGACCTCCAGGGCCAGCCCGTAAAACTCCTGCTCGCCAAGGATATGGGCCACCGGCTCGCCCCCTTGGCGCCGGGCAATAAAGGCCTCGAACAGCGCCCGTTCGGCGGTGCTTAGGGGCCGCTCGCCAAAGGCCAGCAAGGTGGTGCGGCTGACCTTGGCGGCGTGCATCAACAGCAGCCGGGCGTCGATATCAGGCGATTCGCCGCCGGCAAGGGCGCCTCGGCCCCAGCGCAGAGCCTCTAACAGGGTCATGCCTGGCCCTGGGCCAGGGCGGCCAGCAAGTCGGCCTGGTGTTCTTGCATCAAGGGCTCAATCAGCAAGTCCAGGCCCCCTTCCATCACTTCTTCGAGGCGATAGAGGGTGAGGTTGATGCGGTGGTCGGTGACCCGGCTTTGCGGGTAGTTGTAGGTGCGAATGCGCTCGGAGCGGTCCCCTGAGCCCACCAAAGAGCGGCGGGTTGCCTCTTCGGCCACCCGCCGTTTTTCGTCTTCCATGGCTTGAATGCGGGACGCCAGCACCGACATGGCCTTGGCCTTGTTCTTGTGCTGGGAGCGCTCGTCCTGGCACTCCACCACCACCCCGGTGGGGATGTGGGTAATGCGCACCGCCGAGTCGGTTCGGTTAACGTGCTGGCCACCGGCGCCGGAGGCGCGGTAGGTGTCGATACGCAGATCAGCGGTGCTGATATTGACCGCTTCGGCCTCCGGCACTTCGGGCAAAATGGCCACGGTACAGGCCGAGGTGTGGATACGGCCCTGGGATTCGGTGGCCGGCACGCGCTGCACTCGGTGGCCGCCGGACTCGAACTTGAAGCGGCCAAAAACGCCGTCGCCGCTGACCAGGGCAATCACTTCTTTAAAGCCGCCGTGCTCGCCGTCGTTGCTGGACACCACTTCCACCCGCCAGCGGCGCGCTTCGCAGTAGCGGCTGTACATGCGGAACATGTCGCCGGCAAAAATGGCCGCCTCGTCGCCACCGGCGCCGGCGCGAATTTCCAGGTACACGTTGCGCTCGTCGTTGGGGTCTTTGGGCAGCAGCAGAATTTGCAGCTCGTGCTCCAGCACCTCGATGCGCTCCTTGGCGCCCGCCACTTCTTCCTGAGCCATTTCTTTGAGTTCGGCGTCGTCGCCGTCGAGCATTTCGCGGGCCACCGCCAGGTCGTCCTGGGCGCTTTTAAAGCGGCCAAAGCAGCTGGTGACTTCTTCGAGTTGGCCAAATTCCCTGGACAGGGCCTGAAAGCGCTTTTGATCGCTAATCACAGCCGGTTCAGACAACAGCGCCTGCACTTCTTCAAAACGTTCTTGCAGGCTTTCCAGCTTTGCCAGTATCGATGGGTTCATGGAGTCTCTCGGTTGTCCAGGCCCAGC is drawn from Gallaecimonas pentaromativorans and contains these coding sequences:
- the prfA gene encoding peptide chain release factor 1; this translates as MNPSILAKLESLQERFEEVQALLSEPAVISDQKRFQALSREFGQLEEVTSCFGRFKSAQDDLAVAREMLDGDDAELKEMAQEEVAGAKERIEVLEHELQILLLPKDPNDERNVYLEIRAGAGGDEAAIFAGDMFRMYSRYCEARRWRVEVVSSNDGEHGGFKEVIALVSGDGVFGRFKFESGGHRVQRVPATESQGRIHTSACTVAILPEVPEAEAVNISTADLRIDTYRASGAGGQHVNRTDSAVRITHIPTGVVVECQDERSQHKNKAKAMSVLASRIQAMEDEKRRVAEEATRRSLVGSGDRSERIRTYNYPQSRVTDHRINLTLYRLEEVMEGGLDLLIEPLMQEHQADLLAALAQGQA
- a CDS encoding tetratricopeptide repeat protein, yielding MLSADLKARLGARGAKPVMTALHLAGELSQTDVRAFEGCLLSWRDQLSLRLGQQTKGQPLDALLDFFYQELAFHGDNSHFTSQGCLLTSVIRERRGSATALGLLLLYLAEGQGIALDAIDFPGYLLLTSPTRPGAFFDPLSGFWHPMAELELWLRGLRGNWQRLKHQHTEPLDNQGLLLRLLKATKGALTRDGRLMEAVKVTQAMVEMTPNDPYLIRDRGYLLAELNCVAPARDDLRYFVEHCPDDPACALLKNKMKALPTDSATLH
- a CDS encoding SirB2 family protein; this encodes MAFLYPALKHVHELSIFASLLLLTIRFAMDFRNRQDWRQAKVLKVLPRVFDTLLLLSAVGLCVVLSSYPFQSPWVTEKLLGLVAYILLGVVALQRQRGKLMRVFALAGAYGWVLFNAKLAITKTPLVFS
- the prmC gene encoding peptide chain release factor N(5)-glutamine methyltransferase, giving the protein MTLLEALRWGRGALAGGESPDIDARLLLMHAAKVSRTTLLAFGERPLSTAERALFEAFIARRQGGEPVAHILGEQEFYGLALEVNPHTLIPRPDTETLVDLALALPAQPLRFLDLGTGTGAIAIALAAQRPGWQGIAVDAVKEAAELAKRNVARHQVAVTVREGSWFMPVRAERFGLIVSNPPYIDPIDPHLGQGDVRFEPLSALIAEEAGLADLKYIIEQAPAYLQAPGWLMVEHGYDQGARVRELMQQRGFGAVRSERDLGGQERVTLGQWRDN